The following nucleotide sequence is from Lytechinus pictus isolate F3 Inbred chromosome 10, Lp3.0, whole genome shotgun sequence.
ACTCTCGGGTTTGAAGATGGCAGTTTCTTTGGGTGATATCAAAGCGAAGCGCTCCCAAGCCGTTGCTCCAAGGAGTTTGTTTGGTTCAGTGATCGAAGTCACAAACGAAGATGACATCCAACATGCCAAGTCACTTCCTGTGCCTCAAAGGCGTGTCAAGAAGGACAAGCTCACCAACTTCATGGCTCCAGAAGCCAAAGGGTTAATGAAGAAGGAACTGGCAGAGGTGGAGAGGCAAGTCCATAAGGCTAGATTTGCTGAGAATAATCTCAAGGAGGCCTCTCATCTTGCACTCACCTTTCAACCAAATCCTGATACCATTAAGACTGGAATCCCAGATGGAGCACTGACCTTCCAACCAAAAAACAAGTATGCTCCATACAAGCATGATATCAAGCTCCATTCTCGGGACATTTCCCTGACCGAACACTTCAACAAGCCGATGGGACTCGATGCAAACCCAGACTATAATTATGAGCGTTACCGTAGGCCATATACCAATGGTCAATTCCAGCAGGTAGGAACTATCCTCGGCAAAGGGGGTGCTTTTCAGAAGCGAGATGATGAGTCAAAGAGCATGCGTGAAACTTTCCCTCCCGCCACAAGACGTGTCCGAAAGACACCTAGCCCAGGCATTAAGCCAGGACATCGTGCATTCCCCAGTGACACAATCCCAGACAACATTCGCTTTCTACACGGGGAGGAGCTATGCAAAGAAGTGGCCAAGAGCCCAGAGATTCTGCAGAAGGCCATCGCACCTCCATCTAAACGCATCCCCGGTCCGCTAATCACGGCAAAGTTTCCTCCAGTAAAGACCAGCATCCCTTCTGAAACTGATCCAATGTATGCAGCCCTTGGCACCTCCTTGAAGCAGGACATTTTTAATGGAGTACCATACAGTCATTTGAAGAGTCTTTACAAGAGTTCATACACACAGAACATCCATGACAAGTCTGATGAGGCCTTTCCTCCCAAGTTTGCCATACAGAGGAATGCAGACAGTGAGTACAGAATTATTTTAGTCATATAATATAGGGAAAAAACAATGTTCAGTGTCTTACCCTCAGAAGGCAAtcaattttgaatgatatcGTTTGTAGAAATAAAGATCTAATTTAAGTTTCTTAATGAGATTGCATAATATTTGTAAGGATTATTTTTAATATGGCCTAGATCAATTATAGAGGTAATTAAAGACATCAGTGTGTTTCAATGTTTTGCATTTTCCGTTCCAGGAAAACACATAGACATGCAATAACgtctgtatttttttcatatttatttcctttcatAGATGTTCGTCTTGctcatattttcataaaaataatttcttccATTGTCAATCTTATCCATTGCTCTCACTTTGTCTTTTCTTATCTCTCTTTTGCAATCAACTCTGTTTTATTATGATTCTTTTTGTAATACACTTGTTAAATATCTTTCATTGCAGGTAAATGGAATGAGGATGGTGTAATCAGGATGAAGCTTTACAAAGCATGGGATGTCATGATGGCAGAGAGATTACAGGCCAAGGGAGGTGGAGCATCCTAGCTGATACTACCTGGCAGACCATAGTTACAGACATGGAGCTACTAACACCTTTTATGTACAGGGTATGGGTTACAGTAGTTTATAGGCTCAGGTCCTTGTTACTTGACTTGTAGGACTCTGTCTGTGAGCATCATAGTACCGATGCTTGCATGAGCAAAGTTGGGTTAATCAGTGTGCTATGAAAGTCATCTATTTTCAAACAAGCGCCTGTGCCTGTAGAAAAGCAAGTATCATTTATATTTCCACCATTTCTGAAGCTTCAGTGTGTGCATCATGCAGAAATAATGctccttcattaaaaaaaagagcataaattcatttatcatctgcacaagttacaaaatacttttgttGTTCAGGCTCACTCCGAGGTAGGTCTGTCGCTGCCCCCCAACCCCCACTTCCAAAAAATCCCCCAAACATTGAGGAGAAGCGAATATAAAGAAAagcaagaaaggaagcaagttatagatatttttcaaagaataaaatcCCTGTATGAGATATTGAGATGTCACCTTTCACTTGAAATTAATTGCTTGAGCACAAAGCACTGAAGGTCACTTTTGCtaattccccctccccccttctgCATCTATCTTTTTCCTCTGTAGAAGTCTGAGGTAAATAGAATTGTCACATCTCCATTtggggtgaggggggggggggggtcagggaTATTAAGGATAAAGGTGCTGGCCGAATGATAATATGTAACAATTTTATACTTCAGCTTTCACACTGTATATTTACTTGGATAATTGAGTCCATGCATAACATAATTTGAGTTATTTATACAATTTGTTTCCTTTTATATTATTTCTTGTCATTGTCTGTATAAAACTTTCCACCTTGATTTCCTGATATCATCATAGCTTGTAACATATAAATGTGATAGTTCTAAAGAGTTTTAATTGGTTTGATCCATTGAATGGATGACCATTTGAATTTTAAGAGTAATCTACTTTATTCTTTGTCAATCTTTTTCAATCATCAATCCCAATTGTTGATACCTGGTTACAAACTTCAATGTATAATAGTGAAATTTCTATCTCAGGGCAACTGCTTGTATATTTTCTGTCACATGTGTATAGATTAAACAGTGTTTTTAGGGAAAAGAATACTATGTAAATAGAAGAGACAATTACAGATTCCAGATTTTTGAGGATTTTCCAAACCAAAGGTAATTGATATCCATTGTGCTGTTCATGTTGGtgcatattttatatgaatttttgtAAGCACTTTGTATAAATTTATgtcttttttaaatagaaatggAATCACTTGTTTCATGATagtatattttaaaatatgtgaataatcatgataatgattaatagtacaataatatattttcttggTAAGTATTATAGATCATATGCTAAGTAATTGTGATAATTtattgattatgatggtgataatatcAAATGAGATTAAGGTGCCAAATCCATCAATCATTATGGTGTATTGGTTCTGATTCATCATTCTCATCTTCCAATCAGTGGGTCAGGGGTTTGAATCTTGTTCCAGACATAAACTTAGTTCAATAAGAAGTCCATCAGGTATGCTCCATCCAGCACAGGTGAGTAATTGAATGCACAGTATGATTTAAAAAGCTTTATCACCTACGTGGCTTGACAGCTGCTAAGCATACAGCCAATGTATGATTTAATGTGTTAGGTGCAGTAGACTGTGGGCCCCGTAGATCTGTGCTATGCAAAATAGACATTATGTAATTGGCTGTAAGAAGTTAATGTATTTCTTCTATGATTATGAAGGGTTAATGGGCACTTTGGTTATGGGGGGAAAATGCATGAAGTCAGGGCTGGCACAATAGATAccttttgtttcaaatttaacatgtttttttatagAGTGAACATAGAATCAACAAAAAGTGACAGAATGCTTTTAAATATTATATGAGAAATGTTGcataaaataattatctttTCCCCCTCAGGTATTAATGTTCAACCCATGCATAATTTGAAACTTAAATAATGTAATGTAGTTATGCTTATCTTGCAGTATTAATTGAGCAAATCATGTCTTCAGAATTCCCACCTCTGTCACAATATTTTGAGAAGTATTCGGtaggaaataaaacatttttataagAATTATCAGCTCTTGGCATGGTTAGCAATATACTCTCTCGTTCCCCCTcccctatttttttcttctctcttttctctctctctcactgcCCTAGCTGAAATATGTAATGTCAATGTACCTGCATGGTGTGTGTACTGTTATGCaatgtattcaatttttttatacttttaacTACAGTATTATTCTgctgaataataaaaatgtacatatgTTTGGTACGTAATCTAACTTGAATCAAATGTGTCCTTTGTGTGTGTCTGTTTGCTTTAGCAGTGCTAATACACTTGAATTTCCGTCATCAAGTGGAGTACTGAAAAGCctgaaaacatttttcatcGACAAGTTGTCAGTAATAgtctgtttcatgaagctggtaatgttacgaatgactttacgcgtGACTGGTGATCGTTTCTTATACAAAGTAAATCAAGACCAATTCAAATCTGGGGTAAAACATTTACcacgagaaaggatcaccagtcgttagTATACAGATCAGTGCTGGTGCAACTTGCAAactttccttgaatttgattggctgagaagcacagatCCCAGGGTatagtcctttcatgaaaagctCACTATCAAGATGCTCCTATCAACTTGCAACCATTTGGGAGGATGATAGGtttacatttttcttcttcttttctttactGCGTTATGTGCATCTGTTATATGATCGATACCGTCGCATTTCAAATGTCCaacatttattatcattataggtCCTTAATATTTGCAAACATGAATGAAATGGAGAAAGGACAAAACTTgaccttggtttttttttttttggggggggggtccttaCATAGATTTATTGATTCAGATCAGGCAACCtgaaattgatatatattttcatataattgTTCAAagcatatttacatgtacatgaaatcattatgaTATGAATCACACTAATTGGAaattattaacatgattaaaatttacattatttctAAGCTTAAAAAATGGCGGGGGAAATGTCCTCTATCACCTTTATGAAATGACCAACCTCAAAGCTATGATTGATCTGGAGTGATTGCGATTCTTTGTCAGTAAAACAAACTTTCAGTGGAATTTCAAGCGTTTCAACATACTTCAGAATGACAATTTATTCAAACCGTGgctatattttatttgtaattttgttaatAACTTTGTGAAATAAAACCCTTTGTTGATGATTCAAAATAAGGCATAAATTTTCAAGTTCACTCTAAAAACTATTGGGTAAAAGTGTTCCATGAGGGTaaatatgtgtccaaccaacattggacatttcttttgggcatttttatttatccagtgcgATTAAAATTtggcccattctaaagtaattgctgcttatttaaaaaaaatcttactggacaatatgcatcccgcattgggtaaaataatGCCCAAAAtaggttggacacataattaccctcgtggtggtaaaattttacccaatattttttgcaGTGAGACAGCTACTTTTCTTACCTAAAAAGAGGCTTTACCTTCTGAATGACCCTTTTGCATTAAAAAGGGATTAGGCCTATCATAGAGAAATAACAAGAGTCCGTTTCATAAACACAACTTTACTGTACATTGTTCACCGGCGCCTTGACGAAAATTTTAGTTGTAAGAATACCAGAAAAAAGGGTATTAAAGATATTGGTGGAAGTTTTAGGAAATCCATCACAGATTAAACATGTTATCAGAATTTTAGGTTTTTgattgtgatgtcataaattcatttttttcaatggttcatgctggcattttttttctctttcttttattagcggatgtgaaatgatttgttgagaaaattacatttcattttttttggctaaattatatataaggaatctgcttgcatatgacgtaACAGATCAAAAAAtacaattctaataacttttatgattttagaTGGATTTTTcgcaaaccttcaccaatatttttgttatcattattttttgctaatttaaaaacaactttttttttaggttGAACCGCCCCTTTAAATGCAGATAAAATAGTAAAAGGAAGAATCAATCTGAATTCAGGGATTCCATTGTAGTTACAATAATGGGCAAAGAATCAACCATTAATTGTTAGCCATTGTCTTTAATTCGGAAATACCGGGCCTTGAAACAAAACTCTGATTTCAACATGGATCCACAACAAGTTGTTCTGGAACCGAATGAAGCCACGCCCCCACACGTGGACAAAGGTCATTGAACCCGGAAGTTTTCATAAGAAAAACAACCATTCGCCGGTACCTCGATTCCATGACTACTACTAGGCCTACATgctatcaatattttattaataactCCACCACCTAACTAAAATAATTTGTCTAATATGGATGATACGAAACGGAGACTTATCAAGAGTTTATCCAAATTAAAGGCAGACGCCGTGAAAGCTGGATTAACCTTGGACGAAGTTGAACATGTTTTGCTTTCGAAATGCAACGACTCTTCAAAACGCGAGCGGCATGTCGCTACCCGTTCAGGCCAGAGCTCCGGGGACGACACTGGCAGGTCTTCCGCTGGATCTCGACATCCTCCATCATCGGCTCTCACAAAATGTTCCCGTTTTCTGACACCGTTACTCGTTTGCTTCGCGGCTCTCGTGTCAAGTCTCCATTATTTTGGACATTTTAGCAGTCTGACAGACATTCTAACAGCCAACCCGTGCTTATGGGAAGCAAATGTATTGTTTATGGAGATTTCGAGACCAGTTGAAAAGTGCGATTTTTGTGACGGTCTCACTTCCTTTCCGACCTACCAAGACATCTCCCGCGATGAATTTTTGGACAGACACGCATACACCAATCGACCAGCTCTTATTCTGGAAGGAGGAACGACAAATTGGACTGCTCTAGATGTATTCAGCTACAAGTTCTTTCAGAATTTATACCAGGATAACGAAAGGGCACTGGAGGCGCAGGAGGATTGTCAGTTCTTTCCATACAAGTCTGGAATCGAATCCTTCCAAGAATTCCTTAACATGTCTGATGACAAAGCCGATTTGAAGGA
It contains:
- the LOC129269223 gene encoding uncharacterized protein LOC129269223, which codes for MDDTKRRLIKSLSKLKADAVKAGLTLDEVEHVLLSKCNDSSKRERHVATRSGQSSGDDTGRSSAGSRHPPSSALTKCSRFLTPLLVCFAALVSSLHYFGHFSSLTDILTANPCLWEANVLFMEISRPVEKCDFCDGLTSFPTYQDISRDEFLDRHAYTNRPALILEGGTTNWTALDVFSYKFFQNLYQDNERALEAQEDCQFFPYKSGIESFQEFLNMSDDKADLKEEQWYVGWSNCDTVISAELRKHYTMPHFLPEGSESSITDWIFIGGPGLGANVHIDSVDRPSWQAQISGSKTWTLIPPPECEHVCHEINATMVKGNVIVVDTNKWYHKTDIHPGGISITIGSEYD
- the LOC129269222 gene encoding uncharacterized protein LOC129269222, with the translated sequence MAVSLGDIKAKRSQAVAPRSLFGSVIEVTNEDDIQHAKSLPVPQRRVKKDKLTNFMAPEAKGLMKKELAEVERQVHKARFAENNLKEASHLALTFQPNPDTIKTGIPDGALTFQPKNKYAPYKHDIKLHSRDISLTEHFNKPMGLDANPDYNYERYRRPYTNGQFQQVGTILGKGGAFQKRDDESKSMRETFPPATRRVRKTPSPGIKPGHRAFPSDTIPDNIRFLHGEELCKEVAKSPEILQKAIAPPSKRIPGPLITAKFPPVKTSIPSETDPMYAALGTSLKQDIFNGVPYSHLKSLYKSSYTQNIHDKSDEAFPPKFAIQRNADSKWNEDGVIRMKLYKAWDVMMAERLQAKGGGAS